ttttgttaaaaaaaacgaccatgtatagtaaggcgtttttttattttgttaaaaaaacgaccatgtatagtaaggcgtttattttgttaaaaaaaacgaccatgtatagtaaggcgttttattttgttaaaaaaaatgaccatgtatagtaaggcgttttttattttgttaaaaaaaacgaccatgtatagtaaggcgttttttattttgttaaaaaaaaaacgaccatgtatagtaaggcgttttattttgttaaaaaaaatgaccatgtatagtaaggcgttttttattttgttaaaaaaaacgaccatgtatagtaaggcgttttttattttgttaaaaaacgaccatgtatactaaggcgttttatttttgtaaaaaaacgaccatgtatagtaaggcgttttttattttgtttaaaaaaaacgaccatgtatagtaaggcgtttttttattttgtttaaaaaaaacgaccatgtatagtaaggcgtttttattttgttaaaaaaaacgaccatgtatagtaaggcgttttttattttgttaaaaaaaacgaccatgtatagtaaggcattttttattttgttaaaaaaacgaccaggcgttttttattttgttaaaaaaacgaccatgtatagtcagatgtttttttttattttgttaaaaaaaacgaccatgtatagtaaggcatttttttttgttaaaaaaaaacgaccatgtaaagtaaggcgttttttattttgttaaaaaaaacgaccatgtatagtaaggcgttttttattttgttaaaaaaacgaccatgtatagtaaggcgttttttattttgttcaaaaaacgaccatgtatagtaaggcgtttttttattgttaaaaaaacgaccatgtatagtaaggcgttttttattttgttcaaaaaacgaccatgtatagtaaggcgttttttattttgttaaaaaacgaccatgtatactaaggcgttttatttttgtaaaaaaacgaccatgtatagtaaggcgttttttattttgtttaaaaaaaacgaccatgtatagtaaggcgtttttttattttgtttaaaaaaaatgaccatgtatagtaaggcgttttttattttgtttaaaaaaaacgaccatgtatactaaggcgttttatttttgtaaaaaaacgaccatgtatagtaaggcgttttttattttgtttaaaaaaaacgaccatgtatagtaaggcgtttttttattttgtttaaaaaaaatgaccatgtatagtaaggcgttttttattttgtttaaaaaaaacgaccatgtatagtaaggcgtttttttattttgtttaaaaaaaacgaccatgtatagtaaggcgttttttattttgttaaaaaaacgaccatgtatagtaaggcgttttttattttgttcaaaaaacgaccatgtatagtaaggcgttttttattttgttaaaaaacgaccatgtatactaaggcgttttatttttgtaaaaaaacgaccatgtatagtaaggcgttttttattttgtttaaaaaaaacgaccatgtatagtaaggcgtttttttattttgtttaaaaaaaatgaccatgtatagtaaggcattttttttgttaaaaaaaacgaccacgtatagtaaggcgttttttattttgttaaaaaaaacgaccatgtatagtaaggcattttttattttgttaaaaaaacgaccaggcgttttttattttgttaaaaaaacgaccatgtatagtcagatgtttttttttattttgttaaaaaaaacgaccatgtatagtaaggcatttttttttgttaaaaaaaaacgaccatgtaaagtaaggcgttttttattttgttaaaaaaaacgaccatgtatagtaaggcgttttattttgttaaaaaaacgaccatgtatagtaaggagtttttttattttgtcaaaaaaaaggccatgtatagtaaggcgttttattttgttaaaaaaaatgaccagtatagtaaggcgttttttattttgttaaaaaaaacgaccatgtatagtaaggcgtttttattttgttaaaaaaaacgaccatgtatagtaaggcttttattttgttaaaaaaaacgaccatgtatagtaaggcattttttttgttaaaaaaaacgaccacgtatagtaaggcgttttttattttgttaaaaaagcgaccatgtatagtaaggcattttttattttgttaaaaaaacgaccaggcgttttttattttgttaaaaaaacgaccatgtatagtcagatgtttttttttattttgttaaaaaaacgaccatgtatagtaaggcattttttttttgttaaaaaaaaacgaccatgtaaagtaaggcgttttttattttgttaaaaaaaacgaccatgtatagtaaggcgttttttattttgttaaaaaaacgaccatgtatactaaggcgttttatttttgtaaaaaaacgaccatgtatagtaaggcgttttttattttgttaaaaaaaacgaccatgtatagtaaggcgttttattttgttaaaaaaaaataccatgtatagtaaggcgttttttattttgtttcaaaaaaacgaccatgtatagtaaggcgttttttattttgttaaaaaaatgaccatgtatagtaaggcgttttttattttgttaaaaaaaacgaccatgtatagtaaggcgttttttattttgttaaaaaacgaccatgtatactaaggcgttttatttttgtaaaaaaacgaccatgtatagtaaggcgtgttttattttgttaaaaaaacgaccatgtatagtaaggcgtgttttattttgttaaaaaaacgaccatgtatagtaaggcgttttttattttgttaaaaaaacgaccatgtatagtaaggcgttttttattttgttaaaaaaacgaccaggcgttttttattttgttaaaaaaacgaccatgtatagtaaggcgtttttttattttgtcaaaaataagaccatgtatagtaaggcgttttattttgttaaaaaaaatgaccatgtatagtaaggcgttttttattttgttaaaaaaacgaccaggcgttttttattttgttaaaaaaacgaccatgtatagtaagatgttttttttattttgttaaaaaaacgaccatgtatagtaaggcgttttttattttgttaaaaaaacgaccaggcgttttttattttgttaaaaaaacgaccatgtatagtaaggcgttttttattttgttaaaaaaacgaccaggcgttttttattttgttaaaaaaacgaccatgtatagtaaggcgtttttttattttgttaaaaaaacgaccatgtatagtaaggcgtttttttattttgtcaaaaataagaccatgtatagtaaggcgttttattttgttaaaaaaaacgaccatgtatagtaaggcgtgttttattttgttaaaaaaacgaccatgtatagtaaggcgtgttttattttgttaaaaaaacgaccatgtatagtaaggcgtgttttattttgtttaaaaaaaaacgaccatgtatagtaaggcgttttttattttgttaaaaaaacgaccatgtatagtaaggcgttttttattttgttaaaaaaacgaccatgtatagtaaggcgttttttattttgttaaaaaaacgaccatgtatagtaaggcgtttttttattttgtcaaaaataagaccatgtatagtaaggcgttttattttgttaaaaaaaatgaccatgtatagtaaggcgttttttattttgttaaaaaaacgaccatgtatagtaaggcgttttttattttgttaaaaaaacgaccatgtatagtaagatgttttttttattttgttaaaaatacgaccatgtatagtaaggcgttttttattttgttaaaaaaacgaccaggcgttttttattttgttaaaaaaacgaccatgtatagtaaggcgttttttattttgttaaaaaaacgaccaggcggtttttattttgttaaaaaaacgaccatgtatagtaaggcgtttttttattttgttaaaaaaacgaccatgtatagtaaggcgttttattttgttaaaaaaaatgaccatgtatagtaaggcgttttttattttgttaaaaaaacgaccatgtatagtaaggcgttttttattttgttaaaaaaacgaccaggcgttttttattttgttaaaaaaacgaccatgtatagtaagatgttttttttattttgttaaaaaaacgaccatgtatagtaaggcgtttattttgttaaaaaaacgaccaggcgttttttattttgttaaaaaaacgaccatgtatagtaaggcgttttttttgttttttttaaacaaccatgtatactcaggcatttatttttatttttatttttttaatgaggcatgttttttcttttccttgaaAGCCTCGTTTGCAAGTGGtcaccttttgttgttgttttttttaaaattattattatttttttaaatgaggcaCGTTTTTCCCTTTCCTTGAAAGCGGTCACCTTTTGTCGATTTTGTCGGTCTCCTCgcaggtcacttcctgctgaCGTACCTTCTGCTGGATCTGCTGAAGCGCTCGTCTCCCGCCCGCGTGGTGACGCTGTCGTCCATGGTTCACTCTTGGGGCTCCATCAACTTGGACGACATCAACAGCGAGCGCGCGTACGACAAGAACAAAGCGTACGCGCAGAGCAAGCTGGCCAACGTGCTCTTCACGCGCTCCCTCGCCAAACGCCTGCAAGGTATTCTGGGGCCTCTTTGGAAAAGGGTTTGAAAACCCTGAAACGCTCGTTTGAAACCCGAACAGACAGACTTGAAACCTGAAATTGTTTGAAAGCCTGACTGACCACTTGCTAACCTTAAGCCAGACTTGAACGGCAAAACTTTCGGCCCCAAACCAAGTGGATAAGCTTCAGAAAGTGTCAGTAAAGcaattttgaatgtattttttgcAAGTTGCGCAACTTGTTGCTGGCGAACGCAGCTGACGTCTTGCGGTTGGTGCGCGGCAGGCACGGGCGTGACGACGTACTCGCTGCACCCGGGCGTGGTGCAGACGGACTTGTGGCGCCACATGAACGCGCCTCAGCAGTTCCTGATGAAGCTGGTGCGCCCCTTCACCAAGACGTCGGCGCAGGGCGCGCGCACCACCGTCTACTGCGCCGTGGAGCCGGCGCTGGAGCAGGAGAGCGGCGGATACTACAGGTAGGCCGGCGCAAAATCCCGCCGGCCCGGCCGGTTGCCATTCGCTGgctcacgtttttttttctttctcctcctccGCCGCAGCGACTGCGCCGCCGCCAACTGCTCGGCGGCGGGAAAAGACGACGAGCTGGCGCAGAAGTTGTGGGAGCTCACCTGTCGCATGCTCAACATCACCTGGGAATGACGTTTATTTCCTTGCCAGCTTTTTTTTGACATCCCAAACTCGCCTTTCCTTCACTTCACTTGTGTGCTGCTTCTCTGTGcaattcataaaaacaaaagttaggACTTGTTGCATTTTTCACTGCAATTTCAATGACACTTGCATTTATTGACTCATCATTAGTATAAAATATCCATTAGCCATTTAGTCCATCATAGCAATATAAAGttcatgtctataattaatttgatactttcatgattttttacgtacaattatTAGTACCTTgaacaacttgctgtcgactgaaaatgacatcacaagggctcaggtagccaattccagctcacctgttttctaggttgggtcatgtgacattcacaagctgagctgtgattggttacctgagcccttgtgatgtcattttcagtcgacagtaagttgcaaaatgtctttttaaattgtacatgaaaaataatgaaaatttcacatttattaaaggcaaaatattcatgtttgactggcaaaaatgtctaaataagtcaagtatccctttaacagcatattagggccacatataaatatatatatatatatatatttttttttagaggccgGGGGCaatatgaagagaaaaaaacttgcaaatttgcgagtttataaagtggcagatttgtgagaaaaaaaaaaaaactcccaaatTTTGGAGGGTAAGCGTATTACTTGAGCGTTTGCGCCAATACTTTATGAATCTatctccatcctgccttttcattttagaaACGGTCCCATAACAAGCAAGCAAAGCTCAAATGATTAATTATCGCTCCGGCTGCGTGgatttctcctcactttttctcGCAAATCCGTCACTttaaaaagtggaaaatttgccattttctaaagtggcagatttgcgaggaaaaaaaaacaaccatgcaaatttgtgagtttttttttctcctctaaaaacatatttctatgTCGTCCT
This genomic window from Festucalex cinctus isolate MCC-2025b chromosome 20, RoL_Fcin_1.0, whole genome shotgun sequence contains:
- the rdh12l gene encoding retinol dehydrogenase 12, like isoform X2, coding for MEKAQVAIKEIKERSLNENVVCMKLDLADSKSIREFAQAVNEGEPKLNILINNAGVMMCPYGTTADGFEMQIGVNHMGHFLLTYLLLDLLKRSSPARVVTLSSMVHSWGSINLDDINSERAYDKNKAYAQSKLANVLFTRSLAKRLQGTGVTTYSLHPGVVQTDLWRHMNAPQQFLMKLVRPFTKTSAQGARTTVYCAVEPALEQESGGYYSDCAAANCSAAGKDDELAQKLWELTCRMLNITWE
- the rdh12l gene encoding retinol dehydrogenase 12, like isoform X1 codes for the protein MQSIRNLFRAPWASDVQLQGKTVLITGANTGIGKEAAADLATRGARVIIACRDMEKAQVAIKEIKERSLNENVVCMKLDLADSKSIREFAQAVNEGEPKLNILINNAGVMMCPYGTTADGFEMQIGVNHMGHFLLTYLLLDLLKRSSPARVVTLSSMVHSWGSINLDDINSERAYDKNKAYAQSKLANVLFTRSLAKRLQGTGVTTYSLHPGVVQTDLWRHMNAPQQFLMKLVRPFTKTSAQGARTTVYCAVEPALEQESGGYYSDCAAANCSAAGKDDELAQKLWELTCRMLNITWE